A single region of the Leptodactylus fuscus isolate aLepFus1 chromosome 5, aLepFus1.hap2, whole genome shotgun sequence genome encodes:
- the LOC142204626 gene encoding catechol O-methyltransferase-like, producing the protein MDNDNSNAPRRSSLSFISSQSSVLASGVLLPLAAGAAWALYRYHLRPSDTRRSVDVKTQQALRRYVLFASTHGKPDSVLQAFQEYAGKDRAVKGLLFTREQDNFLKDVAKQCYPKTALVLGTQCGYAAIRLLQLLPSSAMLYAVEQEESMAESAEEMILVAGFKNNQFRLLCQQPVDAIHDLKSQFGVKMVDFVLMDYQCDRHVEGLLALTESGILHPGTVILTNNPDHPTTKDLVKYIESAKEYRMVDSYKGLLKVEYVQ; encoded by the exons ATGGACAATGATAATAGTAACGCACCAAGACGAAG TTCCCTGTCTTTTATCTCCTCACAATCTTCCGTCCTGGCGAGCGGGGTGTTACTGCCGCTGGCGGCCGGTGCGGCCTGGGCGTTATACCGATATCACCTCCGACCATCGGACACACGTCGGAGTGTAGATGTGAAGACGCAGCAGGCTCTGCGCCGATATGTCCTGTTTGCGTCCACCCATGGTAAACCGGACAGCGTGCTGCAGGCGTTTCAGGAATACGCCGGGAAGGATCGTGCGGTGAAGGGGCTGCTATTTACTAGAGAACAAG ATAATTTTCTCAAGGACGTAGCCAAACAATGTTATCCCAAAACCGCCCTGGTGCTGGGCACTCAATGTGGATATGCCGCTATACGTCTCCTGCAACTACTGCCCTCAAGTGCAATGCTGTATGCAGTGGAACAAGAGGAGAGCATGGCCGAATCGGCCGAGGAGATGATCTTAGTTGCCGGCTTCAAAAAtaatcag TTTCGGCTGTTGTGTCAACAGCCAGTAGACGCCATTCATGACCTGAAAAGCCAGTTTGGGGTGAAGATGGTGGATTTCGTGCTGATGGACTATCAATGTGACCGCCATGTTGAGGGTTTACTGGCTTTGACCGAGTCTGGAATTCTTCACCCTGGGACTGTAATCTTAACTAACAACCCCGACCATCCAACAACCAAAGACCTCGTGAAATACATCGAATCTGCTAAAGAATATAGAATGGTGGATTCTTACAAGGGATTACTGAAAGTGGAATATGTGCAATGA